Genomic segment of Bacteroidetes Order II. bacterium:
TCTGGGGCGGCGTGGTAATCCTCGGAAAAGCCACCACCTCGAATCCGGTTAATGATAAGCAGGTAGAAGGCATTCCCGCAGACTTGGATGCGAAGTACGGTGGCTCGGATGATGAAGACAATAGTGGCGTACTCAAGTATGTCTCCATTCGTCATGGCGGTGCGGTTCTAAATACCTCTGGGAACGAAATCAACGGTCTTACACTTGGGGCTGTTGGACGTGGCACCAAAATTGAATATGTAGAAGTATATTCAAATACAGATGATTGCTTCGAGATGTTCGGCGGTACGGTCAATATGCGTTATATTTCTGGCGCTTTCTGTGAAGACGATACGTTCGACTGGGACGAGGGATATCGGGGGCGAGGGCAGTATTGGTTCTCACTAAATCGTTCAGATATTGCAGGCCGTGGAGGGGAGCATGATGGTGGTCCTTCAGGGAATTTTACAGGTCAGCCGTTTTCTACACCCATGATTTCCAATGCCACGTTTATTGGGTCTGGCTTGGGAAGCAATCCGGGTAACGATAAAAATGACTTTGCCCTTAAATTCCGCGATTTCTCTGGTGGTAAATACCTGAATACCATTTTTACAGACTTTCCAACCAATGGGGTGAGTATCGAAGAAGTAGCGTCTAAGGGCGGCGACTCAAAAAAACAACTTGAGGATGGCAATTTGTTGCTGAAAAATAACATCTGGTGGAATATTGGGAGCACCAATACCACTTTGGCGGCCATTTCTAAAAGTACGGCTTTCATTGAGGCGCACCTTACCGCCAATGCCAATAGCATCATAGATCCTATGTTGGGTGGAGTCAGCCGTGCCGCTGATGGGAAATTGGATCCCCGTCCGAAAACGGCCAATAGCCCCATTCTCACCACCAAATGGAGCGATCCAGGTGAATCATTCTTCGATAAGCAAGATTTTATTGGTGCTTTTAGGGGAAAAAACTGGCTCAATGGATGGTCTGCTCTTTCTACCATCGGTCACCTTGGCAACTTAACCAGCGTTGCCACAGAAGCCAATGAAGTCCCTGAAACGATGCTACTCGAGCAAAACTACCCAAACCCCTTCAATCCTGCAACCACCATTCGCTTCAGCCTTACGGCCAACCAGAGCGTTCATTTGGCTGTATATGATCTAACCGGAAAGCAAGTGGCACAATTGGCAAATGGCCCCTTTAATGCCGGAAATCATCAAGTTACGTTTGATGCGACAGGATTGGCATCGGGCATGTACCTCTATCGTCTCGAAACGGGTGGAAAAGTGTTTACGCGCAAGATGGCATTGCTGAAATAAGACGCTGTTCACCAAAGAGTATCACATAAAGACAAGGCCGGGATCGGTGAAGGTGTTCGCACCTAACTGGTTCCGGTCTTTTATGGTCTCTAAGGCCGTGTTTCGTGAAATCTACCGATAGATTCTTGGGCACGTTTTTTGATTACATTGGAGTGCTAAAAAACATTATTGCTCATTCAAAACCAGTCCCATGCCACCCATTGTTGCTTTAGAATCTACGGTCATCAGTCATGGCTTGCCCTATCCACAAAACATACAACTGGCTCAACGCTTAGAGGCGATTATCCGAGAGGAAGGAGTACGGCCTGCCACCATTGGTATAATTGGAGGCCGAATCATTGCTGGATTGAACGAGGCGCACATTCGGCTTTTGGCGACAGCACAAGACATTCGCAAAGTGAGCCGCCGCGACTTGCCCATTGTGGTGGCCCGAAAACTACATGGTGCTACTACGGTTGCGGCCACCATGTGGGCAGCCCATCGAGCCGGGATACAAGTGTTTGCAACTGGCGGGATTGGCGGCGTCCATCGTGGGTTGGGGGACCTTGGAACCGGAAGTTTTGATGTAAGTGCAGATTTGCAGGAGTTAGCCCAAACGCCCGTTACGGTGGTGTGTGCGGGTGCAAAAGCGATATTGGACTTACCCGCGACGTTGGAATACCTCGAAACGTTTGGTGTTACCGTTATTGGTTATCAAACAAATGAATTTCCAGCATTTTATAGCCGAGAGAGTGGCCTAACAGTGGATGTGCGTTGCGATACGCCCGAAGAAGTGGCAGCGATCATAAGGGCCAAGCGGCAACTAAATTTGCCGGGAGGTATATTGGTGGCGGTGCCTATTCCCGAAGAAGCCGCTATTCCGAAGGGCGAAATTGAGCCTATCATCGCTTTGGCCATTGAGGAAGCCGAGTTCCATAAACTACGTTCGGCGGCTGTAACCCCCTTTCTCCTCAAAAAAATAGCCGAAATGACGGGTAAACGTAGCGTAGAAGCAAATTTGGTACTCCTCGAAAATAATGCACGAGTGGCAGCCCAAATTGCACGTGTTCTCGGTTAAGTTGTCTGCACAAGCGAGGTCTATTCAGGTTCTTGATCAAGAATGGGGATCTCGGTATCTTTTTCAACCCATCCGTAGAGGGTAGGTAGCACAAAAAGGGTGAGCATGGTCGCCGTGATCAAACCACCAATTACGACCGTCGCCAAAGGTCGTTGTACTTCCGATCCTGGGCCCGCATTAAAAGCCATTGGAATGAAGCCCAGTCCAGCCACCAAGGCAGTCATAAGTACAGGTCGAAGACGGTCTGAAGCCCCTTGTCGAATGGCAAATTGAACGTCCATTCCCTTTTGCCGCAAATGGTTTAAGTGGGAAATCAGTACAATCCCATTGAGTACCGCCACCCCAAAAAGCGCCACA
This window contains:
- a CDS encoding pseudouridine-5'-phosphate glycosidase, yielding MPPIVALESTVISHGLPYPQNIQLAQRLEAIIREEGVRPATIGIIGGRIIAGLNEAHIRLLATAQDIRKVSRRDLPIVVARKLHGATTVAATMWAAHRAGIQVFATGGIGGVHRGLGDLGTGSFDVSADLQELAQTPVTVVCAGAKAILDLPATLEYLETFGVTVIGYQTNEFPAFYSRESGLTVDVRCDTPEEVAAIIRAKRQLNLPGGILVAVPIPEEAAIPKGEIEPIIALAIEEAEFHKLRSAAVTPFLLKKIAEMTGKRSVEANLVLLENNARVAAQIARVLG